In Limisalsivibrio acetivorans, one genomic interval encodes:
- a CDS encoding CheR family methyltransferase: MIQSGTIKIKEDEFVELKDIIYKNSAISFADSKKYLLENRLTKRLQELNFNSFKDYIYYLKYNVKKNEEMEILLNLVTINETYFLRERGQMDYMVKTVIPELQAKGKRSIKIWSAACSSGEEPYSLAILLNEAGLFNKLNIEIMASDINTEVLNTAKSGVYRTVSFRGVPPNITSKYFTKDGFTYKLDPSIKSKIKFFQANLLSPVVGSKVGKVDIIFCRNVLIYFDVDAKKKVIDMFHRTLGMPGHMFLGHSETLNKINDSFTMKNFGGGIVYMK, from the coding sequence ATGATTCAGTCAGGCACGATTAAGATAAAAGAGGATGAGTTTGTCGAGCTAAAGGATATAATCTATAAAAACTCGGCAATATCCTTTGCGGACAGCAAGAAGTATCTGCTGGAAAACAGGCTTACAAAGCGTCTGCAGGAGCTGAACTTCAACAGCTTCAAGGACTATATATACTACCTCAAGTATAACGTTAAGAAGAACGAGGAGATGGAGATCCTACTGAACCTCGTTACGATTAACGAGACATACTTCCTCCGTGAGCGGGGGCAGATGGACTACATGGTTAAGACGGTTATCCCCGAGCTGCAGGCTAAGGGTAAGCGTTCCATAAAGATCTGGTCCGCTGCATGCTCCTCCGGTGAAGAACCCTATTCCCTTGCCATACTCCTCAATGAGGCGGGACTTTTCAACAAGCTGAACATTGAAATCATGGCATCGGATATCAATACCGAGGTACTCAATACAGCAAAGAGTGGTGTTTATAGAACGGTCTCCTTCAGAGGGGTTCCGCCTAACATCACAAGCAAGTATTTCACCAAAGACGGGTTCACCTATAAGCTGGATCCGTCCATAAAGAGCAAGATCAAGTTCTTTCAGGCAAACCTGCTGAGCCCTGTTGTGGGTAGCAAGGTTGGTAAGGTTGATATTATCTTTTGCCGAAATGTTCTCATCTACTTTGATGTGGATGCGAAGAAGAAGGTTATTGATATGTTCCACCGCACGCTGGGCATGCCGGGACACATGTTCCTGGGGCATTCCGAGACGTTGAATAAGATCAACGACAGCTTCACAATGAAGAACTTCGGCGGCGGCATTGTCTATATGAAATAA
- a CDS encoding PilZ domain-containing protein produces MLRARLTLTYPDDIKTAHGQLVSKAPPELKLQSVSENMLKEADEISMQWHENGRNRSVLLNFVSIQDGTARFKAAGEAPSYPSQSHRVEYKGIFDIKVLSSSEIPEYRRLAERENAKHKTSIVNKIKNIIPNESVSNQHLFRMLLEMDSKLDEILFHVAEQEMSPETRPVKALYLSGEGIGLFTEDEIKKGESLYVRSRPSGTGGKLRFSTIAEVARSRSTEKGYLLDALFIDFDEAVRENVIKFIFEKDRELIKGTG; encoded by the coding sequence ATGCTAAGGGCAAGATTAACCCTGACCTATCCTGATGATATAAAGACAGCCCACGGACAGCTTGTTTCAAAGGCTCCGCCAGAGCTTAAACTCCAAAGCGTCAGCGAGAACATGCTGAAAGAGGCGGATGAGATCTCCATGCAGTGGCATGAAAACGGCCGTAACCGGAGTGTCTTGCTTAACTTTGTGAGTATTCAGGACGGAACAGCAAGGTTCAAGGCCGCTGGCGAAGCACCATCATACCCCAGCCAGAGCCACAGGGTCGAGTATAAGGGTATCTTCGATATCAAGGTTCTCAGCTCCTCTGAAATTCCAGAATACAGACGCCTTGCTGAGCGTGAGAACGCAAAACATAAAACATCTATAGTCAATAAAATAAAGAATATCATCCCCAATGAGTCCGTAAGCAACCAACACCTTTTCCGTATGCTGCTGGAGATGGATTCGAAGCTGGACGAGATCCTTTTCCATGTGGCCGAACAGGAGATGAGCCCTGAAACCCGTCCTGTAAAGGCACTATACCTTAGCGGAGAGGGTATCGGTCTTTTCACCGAAGATGAGATAAAGAAAGGTGAAAGCCTCTACGTCCGCTCACGACCCTCTGGTACAGGTGGTAAACTCCGCTTCTCCACCATAGCCGAGGTTGCCAGAAGCCGTTCCACAGAAAAAGGGTACCTGTTAGACGCTCTGTTTATCGATTTCGACGAAGCTGTTCGTGAGAATGTTATCAAATTCATATTCGAGAAAGACAGGGAGCTGATCAAGGGGACTGGTTAA
- a CDS encoding IclR family transcriptional regulator, translated as MVYKPDVKPVQSVYHALQLFEVFRTAENKDEFGVTELSKALGLHKNNVFRLLATLASRGYIEQNLNTENYRLGIGIFNLGQKFVNKLGILKLSRPFMEKIVSEVNESVYIGILREGNVIYLDIAETMLPVRVVSRVGKDVPAYCTAIGKVQLAYSSEEEINKIYMGARLKRYTDTTITSLPVLKKELRGVAEKDYAMDDQEFEARVKCVAVPVKDYLGIPVAALSVTGPACRMTDERIVNNILPVAKKYAREISKRLGYQE; from the coding sequence ATGGTTTACAAACCCGATGTAAAGCCTGTTCAGTCGGTTTATCACGCACTGCAGCTTTTCGAGGTTTTCCGCACAGCAGAGAATAAGGACGAATTCGGCGTGACCGAGCTTAGCAAAGCTCTTGGTCTGCATAAGAATAATGTTTTCAGGCTCCTCGCTACCCTCGCATCAAGGGGCTATATAGAGCAGAACTTGAACACGGAGAACTACCGCCTCGGTATTGGTATATTCAACCTGGGGCAGAAGTTTGTGAATAAGCTGGGAATCCTCAAGCTTTCAAGACCCTTTATGGAGAAGATCGTCAGCGAGGTTAACGAATCCGTATATATCGGCATACTCCGTGAAGGGAACGTTATCTACCTCGATATAGCAGAGACGATGCTTCCGGTACGTGTTGTTTCAAGGGTAGGTAAGGATGTGCCTGCATACTGTACAGCCATCGGCAAGGTTCAGCTCGCATACTCCTCCGAGGAGGAGATCAATAAAATCTACATGGGCGCAAGACTTAAGAGATACACCGATACCACGATAACCTCCCTACCTGTCCTTAAAAAGGAGCTGAGAGGCGTTGCAGAGAAGGATTATGCCATGGACGACCAGGAATTTGAGGCAAGGGTAAAGTGTGTCGCCGTTCCTGTTAAGGATTACCTCGGTATTCCCGTTGCTGCACTAAGCGTTACCGGCCCAGCATGTAGAATGACCGATGAGAGGATCGTAAATAATATTCTCCCCGTGGCAAAAAAGTATGCAAGGGAAATAAGCAAGCGACTCGGTTACCAAGAATAA
- a CDS encoding HEAT repeat domain-containing protein — MGAELQKDNGCLKIILEQDEPIASFNNLVKTIAGEQGLNRVILDLKNCFYLQSKALASILAMKKEAQKKKSEFILVNVSEEVFQLLEMTNLLPLFTISDDYSSYEIDELIEKFLDAEEADKASDFLAENYNDEIRKRLFEVLDMDDALLEEYAVLTIGKAHDFDAVDKIAACLESDAGVVVRAAILVLGWMGETEYKQRIYDFLKSDIVDVAEAAAGSIALLADDSDAEIIGSLLSNDSKRLRKVAAQALSLINDEKSFEILVNHLEKEQDEDVRAQVVKSVASFNRQNVADLLLKYFDDSSLKVREVAAGGLVRIKAKDRIGEIMARVNDNDSWVGYFAAKALGEICTADCVEPLKKVYPDVEDNVKLAIIEALGKIDFDTSDFLLSLIDDENEDIRKEVIGTLQRLNSSMAVEAAVKLIEKDDSWLVRFKCVEILDNSKPKSYMELLKKRLESEDNRYVREKIQSILEAI, encoded by the coding sequence ATGGGAGCTGAACTCCAAAAAGATAACGGCTGCCTCAAGATAATCCTTGAGCAGGACGAGCCCATTGCCAGTTTTAACAACCTTGTGAAGACAATCGCAGGTGAGCAGGGGCTAAACAGAGTTATACTCGATCTGAAAAACTGCTTCTATCTTCAAAGCAAGGCGCTTGCAAGCATCCTTGCCATGAAGAAGGAAGCCCAGAAGAAGAAAAGCGAATTCATTCTGGTTAATGTCAGCGAGGAGGTATTCCAGCTCCTAGAGATGACAAATCTTCTTCCGCTTTTTACCATATCCGACGACTACTCCTCTTACGAAATCGATGAGCTCATAGAAAAATTCCTCGATGCGGAGGAGGCGGACAAAGCCTCTGACTTTCTTGCAGAAAACTATAATGATGAAATAAGGAAGCGTCTCTTTGAGGTGCTTGATATGGATGATGCACTCCTCGAAGAGTATGCCGTGCTTACAATAGGCAAAGCCCACGACTTCGACGCTGTGGACAAGATTGCCGCATGCCTTGAAAGCGATGCCGGTGTTGTGGTTAGAGCCGCCATACTCGTACTTGGATGGATGGGTGAAACCGAATATAAGCAGAGGATATACGATTTCCTCAAAAGCGATATCGTAGACGTTGCCGAGGCCGCCGCTGGCTCCATCGCACTGCTGGCCGATGACAGCGATGCGGAGATTATTGGCTCCCTGCTTTCGAATGACAGCAAGCGTCTTCGCAAGGTTGCTGCGCAGGCTCTATCCCTTATCAACGACGAAAAGAGCTTCGAGATTCTCGTTAACCATCTTGAGAAAGAGCAGGATGAGGATGTCAGGGCGCAGGTTGTTAAGAGCGTCGCTTCCTTCAACAGGCAGAATGTTGCAGACCTTCTGCTGAAGTATTTTGACGACAGCTCCCTCAAGGTGCGTGAGGTGGCTGCCGGCGGTCTTGTACGTATTAAGGCGAAGGACCGCATCGGCGAGATAATGGCCCGTGTTAATGATAATGACAGCTGGGTTGGATACTTTGCCGCTAAGGCACTTGGCGAAATCTGCACGGCGGACTGCGTAGAACCTCTCAAGAAGGTTTATCCCGATGTTGAGGATAACGTAAAGCTCGCCATTATCGAGGCACTTGGGAAGATCGATTTCGATACTTCTGATTTCCTGCTCAGCCTTATAGACGATGAAAACGAGGATATACGTAAAGAGGTTATTGGAACGCTCCAGAGGCTCAACTCCTCCATGGCTGTGGAGGCTGCTGTTAAGCTCATTGAAAAGGACGATAGCTGGCTGGTTCGTTTCAAATGTGTGGAGATTCTGGACAACTCAAAGCCCAAAAGCTATATGGAACTGCTTAAAAAAAGGCTTGAAAGCGAAGATAATCGCTATGTCCGTGAAAAAATACAGTCTATTCTGGAAGCGATATGA
- a CDS encoding family 1 encapsulin nanocompartment shell protein, whose protein sequence is MDILRQSYAPVNAVAWEEINDTAKEVLTSSLSARKIVDVVPVENMTGAVSEGRIDVVKDKSKVNYGISRVLPLVESRIPFSLKIWELDNAVRGAEDIDLDALEDAAREIAAFEENAVYNGLPKAGIKGLLSSSEHEAQKFPAKGEEIPAAVGKALGLLKEAAVEGPYSLVVSPAKWQQIVSHMSGYPLKRHIEDMIGGSIVMSRNIDDALLISQRGGDVRLNLGMDFSIGYDKHDSEKVQLYFTESFTFQILDPAAFVVFK, encoded by the coding sequence ATGGATATTCTTAGACAGAGCTATGCACCCGTTAATGCGGTTGCATGGGAAGAGATAAACGATACAGCTAAGGAGGTGCTCACATCCTCACTTTCCGCGAGGAAGATAGTGGATGTAGTGCCCGTTGAAAATATGACTGGTGCCGTTAGTGAAGGGCGTATCGATGTTGTTAAGGACAAGTCGAAGGTTAACTACGGCATAAGCAGGGTTCTTCCCCTTGTGGAGAGCAGGATCCCCTTCTCCCTCAAGATATGGGAGCTGGATAACGCCGTAAGAGGTGCAGAGGATATCGACCTCGATGCCCTCGAGGATGCGGCAAGGGAGATTGCAGCTTTCGAGGAGAACGCTGTATATAACGGACTGCCCAAGGCGGGGATTAAAGGTCTGCTCAGCTCTTCGGAGCATGAGGCGCAGAAGTTTCCCGCAAAGGGTGAAGAGATCCCTGCGGCAGTGGGCAAGGCTCTCGGTCTTCTTAAGGAGGCTGCAGTAGAAGGACCATACAGCCTTGTGGTAAGCCCTGCAAAGTGGCAGCAGATCGTATCCCACATGAGTGGATATCCTCTCAAGAGGCACATTGAGGATATGATTGGCGGTTCCATTGTGATGAGCCGCAATATCGATGATGCCCTGCTTATCTCCCAGAGAGGCGGGGATGTAAGACTCAACCTCGGAATGGATTTCTCCATCGGTTACGATAAGCACGACAGCGAGAAGGTTCAGCTCTACTTCACAGAATCATTCACATTCCAGATTCTGGATCCCGCAGCTTTCGTTGTATTCAAGTAA
- the secD gene encoding protein translocase subunit SecD, which yields MNLKLRWIIIAVVVAWSVFSVLPMGKQMKLGLDLQGGMHVILGVETDKAVEARIDSYVTKLRKELSAEKIDFSYVQVDDRGRLNISLKNDEAFSQVKEIITNRYPSLEEIASGNPEDMLSFRFTETAVKRIKESAVEQSLEVVRNRIDEFGVSEPVIQRQGRDQIVVQLPGITEPEKAISLIGKTAQLKFHIVNENVTAEDVEKGNIPANSRLLYQRIVDQTTGQTIQKVPYVVHREAVLSGDYLVDAQVNFSQNNMPIVEFTLDSAGSKLFEEVTGENVGKRMAIVLDDNVYSAPTIKSRIAGGSAYIDGMANLSEAKEIAIVLRAGSLPAPVEIEENRTVGPSLGQDSINKGFKAAIIGVIAIMLFMLVYYRLAGLVADLALTMNFLIIFGVMSQFEATLTLPGIAGLILTIGMSVDANVLIFERVREELRLGRTPFNAIEYGYEKALSTILDANITTIIAAVVLFQFGTGPIKGFAVTLSIGILASLFTAIFFTRTLFAFLLRRGDNTKLSI from the coding sequence ATGAATCTTAAACTCAGATGGATCATAATCGCAGTTGTTGTTGCATGGTCCGTCTTCTCTGTGCTCCCCATGGGCAAGCAGATGAAGCTTGGCCTCGACCTTCAGGGGGGTATGCACGTTATCCTCGGAGTTGAAACGGATAAAGCTGTTGAGGCAAGAATCGACAGTTACGTCACAAAACTCCGCAAGGAGCTCTCAGCAGAGAAGATTGATTTTAGCTATGTTCAGGTTGATGACAGGGGCAGGCTGAACATCTCGCTTAAGAACGACGAGGCTTTCTCTCAGGTTAAGGAGATCATAACAAACAGGTATCCCTCCCTCGAAGAGATAGCATCTGGAAACCCTGAGGATATGCTCAGCTTCCGCTTTACCGAAACAGCTGTTAAGCGAATCAAGGAAAGCGCTGTGGAGCAGTCCCTTGAGGTTGTCCGCAACCGTATCGATGAATTCGGTGTTTCCGAACCCGTTATTCAGAGACAAGGAAGGGACCAGATCGTTGTTCAGCTCCCCGGCATCACAGAGCCGGAGAAGGCGATAAGCCTTATCGGTAAGACTGCTCAGCTCAAGTTTCATATAGTTAACGAGAATGTGACCGCAGAGGATGTGGAAAAGGGTAATATCCCCGCAAACTCAAGGCTGCTGTACCAGAGAATCGTGGACCAAACCACAGGGCAGACTATCCAGAAGGTTCCCTATGTTGTGCACAGAGAGGCCGTTCTCTCCGGAGACTACCTTGTTGATGCACAGGTAAACTTCTCCCAGAACAACATGCCCATCGTTGAATTCACACTCGATTCCGCAGGAAGCAAGCTTTTTGAAGAGGTTACGGGGGAGAACGTAGGCAAGAGGATGGCTATCGTCCTTGACGACAACGTTTACTCCGCTCCCACTATTAAAAGCAGGATCGCCGGCGGTTCGGCATACATAGACGGCATGGCAAACCTCTCCGAAGCGAAGGAGATAGCCATCGTACTCAGGGCAGGGAGCCTTCCCGCTCCGGTGGAGATAGAGGAGAACAGAACAGTGGGGCCCTCCCTCGGGCAGGACTCCATCAACAAAGGCTTCAAGGCTGCTATAATAGGCGTTATCGCCATTATGCTCTTCATGCTTGTTTACTACAGACTGGCCGGCTTAGTTGCGGATCTCGCACTCACGATGAACTTCCTTATTATCTTCGGGGTAATGAGCCAGTTTGAAGCCACGCTCACACTCCCCGGTATTGCGGGTCTTATCCTTACGATAGGTATGAGTGTGGATGCAAACGTTCTTATCTTCGAGCGTGTGCGTGAGGAACTGCGTCTCGGCAGAACCCCCTTCAACGCCATTGAGTACGGGTACGAGAAAGCACTCTCCACCATTCTGGATGCCAACATAACAACGATCATCGCCGCTGTGGTTCTCTTCCAGTTCGGAACAGGACCCATCAAAGGATTTGCAGTTACCCTCTCCATCGGTATCCTTGCATCACTTTTCACGGCGATTTTCTTTACAAGAACACTATTCGCCTTCCTTCTCAGAAGGGGCGACAACACCAAACTGAGTATTTAA
- a CDS encoding IS30 family transposase: MKNYTHLTREQRYQIYVLRKTGHSQTDIADLLKVHKSTISRELRRNTGGRGYRPKQAHRKAIERRMDKVPRRIAQTEWYFVERLLLEDWSPEQVSNWLNQNYGINVSHERIYQHILEDKSHGGTLYTHLRCRRKRRKRYGVYERRGEIHGKLSIEQRPSIVEEKARFGDWEVDTVIGKGNKQAIVSLIERKSYLTLIRKVERKTAVLVTKAVIEMLKPISHLVHTITSDNGKEFAGHAEISEILGAEFYFAHPYASWERGINENTNGLIRQYVPKSRMLESVDDIEIQNIMQKLNNRPRKATGYKTPNQILFSIDPVALAS, translated from the coding sequence ATGAAGAACTATACACACCTGACCCGTGAACAAAGGTACCAGATTTATGTGCTGAGGAAAACCGGACATTCTCAGACGGACATAGCTGATTTGCTTAAAGTACATAAATCTACCATCAGCCGAGAGTTACGCAGAAACACAGGAGGTCGTGGTTATCGCCCAAAGCAAGCTCATCGCAAAGCTATTGAACGAAGAATGGACAAGGTCCCAAGACGGATTGCACAAACTGAATGGTATTTTGTTGAACGTCTTCTGCTTGAAGACTGGAGCCCTGAGCAGGTGAGCAATTGGCTAAATCAAAATTATGGAATAAACGTAAGTCATGAGCGTATCTACCAGCACATTCTTGAAGATAAAAGTCATGGTGGAACACTTTATACTCACCTGCGTTGCCGAAGAAAACGCAGGAAGCGATATGGTGTTTATGAACGCAGAGGAGAGATACATGGCAAGTTAAGCATTGAGCAGCGTCCAAGTATTGTAGAAGAGAAAGCGAGATTCGGAGACTGGGAAGTGGATACAGTTATAGGAAAAGGGAACAAGCAGGCGATTGTTTCTCTTATTGAGCGGAAGTCTTATCTGACACTTATACGCAAGGTAGAAAGAAAGACTGCTGTACTGGTGACAAAAGCGGTTATAGAAATGTTGAAACCGATATCACACCTAGTCCATACAATCACTTCCGATAACGGGAAAGAGTTTGCAGGACATGCCGAAATATCTGAGATACTAGGGGCTGAATTCTACTTTGCTCATCCATATGCTTCGTGGGAACGCGGAATAAACGAAAATACAAACGGACTCATTAGGCAGTATGTACCAAAGAGTAGGATGCTTGAAAGTGTTGATGATATAGAGATTCAGAATATTATGCAGAAACTAAACAACAGACCAAGAAAAGCAACTGGATATAAAACTCCTAACCAGATACTATTCTCTATAGACCCCGTTGCACTTGCTAGTTGA
- a CDS encoding mechanosensitive ion channel family protein, whose product MDILKEIYSYLESYRVVLAEVGLLIVGTYISYILAKRYGLRLIESTVNRTQYRWDNKLYNRRVFHALVPLIPAFIAYYGMDLFPSFAKHGKQLVNGYTIIVLIVFTDRLLSALTDIYGEHPISYKRPIKGYIQLVKLFVYIFGGLIAFSFIAGKSPWGFLSGIGALTAVLMLVFRDTILNFVASLLIILNDLVHVGDWIEVPELNVDGDVEEMALHTIKIRNFDKTIVTIPTRKLIDGSFKNWRGMQESGGRRIMRSLFIDQSSVGFLSADDIERLKGIAVLREYIEDKQAELKEYNSRTGGDHDSINSRRLTNLGTFRAYVGGYLRNKEEVRDDMTFLIRQLPPSEHGVPIQVYVFANTIDWAEYEAIQADIFDHLIAVVPEFGLRIFQYPSGADLKALGGQK is encoded by the coding sequence ATGGATATTTTGAAGGAGATATACAGCTACCTTGAGTCATACAGGGTTGTGCTGGCTGAAGTAGGTCTTTTGATAGTAGGGACCTATATATCATACATTCTGGCAAAGCGTTACGGGCTCCGGCTTATTGAGTCAACGGTGAACCGAACACAGTACAGATGGGACAACAAGCTCTACAACCGCAGGGTATTCCACGCCCTTGTGCCCCTGATACCGGCTTTTATTGCGTATTACGGGATGGATCTGTTCCCGTCCTTCGCAAAGCACGGCAAGCAGTTGGTGAACGGCTATACGATTATCGTACTTATCGTATTTACGGACCGTCTTCTGAGTGCATTAACAGATATATACGGCGAACATCCAATCTCATATAAACGCCCCATAAAGGGTTATATCCAGCTGGTTAAGCTATTCGTATACATATTCGGCGGGCTGATCGCCTTCAGTTTCATAGCCGGCAAGTCGCCATGGGGATTCCTCAGCGGCATTGGTGCGCTAACAGCGGTTCTTATGCTCGTATTCAGGGACACTATCCTTAACTTTGTGGCGAGTCTCCTTATCATCCTGAACGACCTGGTCCATGTGGGTGACTGGATAGAGGTTCCCGAGCTGAACGTAGATGGTGATGTTGAAGAGATGGCGCTTCATACCATCAAGATACGCAACTTCGACAAAACAATCGTTACCATACCCACAAGGAAGCTTATAGACGGCTCATTCAAGAACTGGCGGGGCATGCAGGAGAGCGGCGGCCGGCGGATAATGCGTTCATTATTCATAGATCAGAGTAGTGTCGGCTTCCTCAGTGCTGATGACATCGAGCGGCTCAAGGGGATCGCTGTATTGAGGGAATATATTGAGGATAAACAGGCTGAGCTAAAGGAGTATAACTCCAGAACCGGCGGTGACCATGACAGCATAAACAGCCGCAGGCTCACTAACCTTGGAACGTTTCGTGCCTATGTCGGTGGTTATTTGAGGAATAAGGAAGAGGTGCGTGACGATATGACATTCCTTATCCGCCAACTCCCCCCATCGGAACATGGTGTGCCCATACAGGTTTACGTCTTTGCAAACACCATAGACTGGGCGGAATACGAAGCGATACAGGCGGATATCTTCGACCATCTCATAGCCGTTGTGCCCGAGTTTGGTCTCAGGATCTTCCAGTACCCTTCGGGTGCGGACTTGAAGGCTTTGGGTGGCCAAAAATAG
- the secF gene encoding protein translocase subunit SecF: MLEIVKQGTRIDFLSKAKIFFAVSGALLVISLGLIFSKGFNYGIDFAGGTVIQASFENEPNLDEIRGSLGKLNLGDVVIQNFGNETDVLIRVERSSKELEEVSREIKNTLETNFKSNPFKIVRVEQVGPQVGEELKTKAGYAVLYALVGVLLYIAFRFQLNFSLGAVLAIFHDVIITLGIFSLMGREINLPIIAALLTIVGYSLNDTIVVFDRIRENMRGEDAEKMNLKDLMNKSLNETLSRTVLTSLTTLVAVLSLYLFGGAVINGFAFALLIGVIVGTYSSIGIASAFVYTIKTKKEAAA; the protein is encoded by the coding sequence ATGCTGGAAATTGTAAAACAGGGAACAAGGATAGACTTTCTGTCCAAGGCGAAGATCTTCTTCGCCGTTTCAGGGGCCCTTCTGGTAATCAGCCTCGGGCTGATATTCAGCAAGGGTTTCAACTATGGAATCGACTTCGCCGGAGGTACTGTTATCCAGGCTAGCTTCGAGAACGAGCCCAACCTTGACGAAATAAGAGGCTCCCTCGGCAAGCTTAACCTCGGTGATGTTGTGATACAGAACTTCGGTAACGAAACCGATGTTCTCATACGTGTGGAACGCTCCTCAAAGGAACTTGAGGAAGTATCACGGGAGATTAAGAACACGCTCGAGACCAACTTTAAATCAAACCCCTTCAAGATAGTAAGGGTTGAGCAGGTTGGTCCCCAGGTGGGTGAAGAGCTTAAGACAAAGGCGGGATACGCCGTGCTTTACGCACTCGTGGGCGTACTTCTATACATCGCCTTCCGCTTCCAGCTCAACTTTTCACTCGGAGCGGTACTCGCCATCTTCCACGATGTTATCATAACCCTCGGTATCTTCAGCCTTATGGGTAGAGAGATAAACCTTCCCATTATTGCGGCGCTGCTTACCATCGTTGGTTACTCGCTGAACGATACCATCGTTGTGTTTGACCGGATACGGGAGAACATGAGGGGTGAGGACGCAGAGAAGATGAATCTTAAGGATCTGATGAACAAGAGCCTTAACGAGACGCTCAGCCGAACGGTTCTCACCTCGCTGACAACCCTCGTTGCGGTTCTCTCACTCTACCTCTTCGGAGGTGCTGTTATCAACGGATTTGCCTTTGCACTGCTCATTGGAGTCATCGTAGGAACCTACTCCTCCATCGGTATAGCAAGTGCGTTCGTTTATACCATCAAAACAAAAAAGGAAGCTGCCGCATAA
- a CDS encoding encapsulin-associated ferritin-like protein, translated as MSQYHEPVEELSAKTRDFTRALNSLKEEVEAIDWYQQRADTTSDPQLKSILEHNRDEEIEHACMALEWLRRNMPAWDEHLREFLFTEGEIGHHEEDEGGESEGSGGLGIGKIK; from the coding sequence ATGTCACAGTATCATGAACCCGTTGAAGAACTTAGCGCAAAGACGCGTGATTTTACAAGGGCGCTCAACAGTCTGAAGGAAGAGGTTGAGGCCATCGATTGGTATCAGCAGAGGGCTGATACAACAAGTGATCCCCAGCTTAAGTCTATCCTTGAGCACAACAGGGATGAAGAGATCGAGCACGCATGCATGGCCCTTGAGTGGCTGCGCAGAAATATGCCCGCATGGGATGAGCATCTCAGGGAGTTCCTCTTTACAGAAGGAGAGATTGGCCATCACGAAGAGGATGAAGGTGGCGAATCCGAAGGCTCCGGCGGACTGGGCATCGGCAAGATCAAGTAG
- a CDS encoding IS30 family transposase: protein MSHKHLSIRDREILERLLRQGYSQRKISAILGITQSAVSQEISRNKDCCNRYRAKASHSRALRRRKKTKGGFRKDKGFLLNYVREKLEQHWSPEQISGRLKRDYPCESDKHISFKSIYLWVRKGIDHEYRDVPLRGYHKYFRTHRGRKRTIGIKAGSRSAKTDLPRIEDRPEEGFGVWESDLISGYNKSGYIATFVERSTGFIWAEKLENKSIKEYNRSAIECIRRFGSSKFKSITVDRGKEFYGYKSVGVQFYFCNPMSPNERALNENMNGLLRQYFPKRTSFKDVKSEDVYRAVEEINNRPKKRFGYMTTMEVLDSMGIEM, encoded by the coding sequence ATGAGCCATAAGCATCTTAGCATTAGAGATCGAGAAATACTAGAGCGTCTACTTCGCCAGGGATACTCACAACGTAAAATATCCGCAATATTAGGCATTACACAATCTGCTGTAAGTCAGGAAATCAGTCGTAATAAGGATTGCTGTAACAGATATCGAGCTAAAGCATCCCACTCTCGAGCCTTACGTAGGCGCAAAAAGACTAAGGGCGGATTTCGTAAGGATAAGGGATTTTTGTTAAACTATGTCCGAGAGAAACTAGAACAACACTGGTCACCGGAGCAGATATCCGGTCGTTTAAAGAGAGATTATCCGTGTGAGTCAGATAAACATATATCATTTAAGAGCATATATTTATGGGTACGCAAGGGTATTGACCATGAGTACAGGGATGTTCCCTTACGTGGCTACCACAAGTATTTCAGGACACACCGAGGTCGTAAACGCACTATAGGTATAAAGGCAGGAAGTCGTTCAGCCAAGACAGACCTTCCTCGCATTGAGGACCGTCCAGAAGAGGGTTTTGGAGTATGGGAGAGCGATCTTATAAGTGGTTACAACAAAAGCGGTTATATAGCAACTTTTGTAGAGAGAAGTACTGGTTTTATATGGGCTGAGAAACTTGAGAACAAGTCTATAAAAGAATATAACCGCTCAGCAATAGAGTGTATAAGGCGCTTTGGCAGCTCTAAGTTTAAATCCATAACAGTAGATAGAGGTAAAGAGTTTTACGGTTATAAGTCAGTAGGAGTACAGTTCTATTTCTGCAATCCGATGAGTCCTAATGAAAGAGCACTTAACGAAAACATGAACGGGCTTCTTCGGCAGTATTTTCCGAAGAGAACAAGCTTTAAAGATGTAAAGAGTGAAGATGTATACAGGGCAGTAGAAGAGATCAACAATAGGCCTAAGAAAAGATTTGGGTATATGACAACTATGGAAGTACTTGATAGCATGGGCATAGAGATGTGA